The following proteins are co-located in the Flammeovirga kamogawensis genome:
- a CDS encoding NAD(P)-dependent alcohol dehydrogenase produces the protein MKFLESTKKMMRAVAFERYGNPEEVMKVINDQEIPKPNANQVLVKITYSSINAADQHMIRANYLIIRLLLGLFKPAKKNRIVGMDITGSIEAVGDNVKDFNIGDEIVADMRKSLGGGFAEYAIVDVENLVKIPSNVSHEQAATVPISGQAAMMGILLCEIQPGDRVLINGASGGVGSFGVQLAKYKGAHVTAICSSEKASAVKSWGADEVIDYKKTSVSELENDSYDKVFDVASFRSPKDFKKTLKKDGRYILVGGNYYNMLKVKFFGKCYARGTQKFKSLTQDVEVNENIKTVLDLIGKGKVIPAIQKTISLEDVPSAIGSLEKRTIVGKVIVNLNA, from the coding sequence ATGAAATTTTTAGAATCTACAAAAAAGATGATGCGTGCAGTTGCTTTTGAACGTTATGGTAACCCAGAAGAAGTGATGAAAGTTATTAATGACCAAGAGATACCTAAACCAAATGCAAACCAAGTTTTAGTAAAAATTACATATTCATCTATTAATGCTGCTGATCAGCATATGATTAGAGCAAATTACCTTATCATTAGGCTACTACTAGGTTTATTTAAACCAGCAAAGAAAAATAGAATAGTAGGGATGGATATCACAGGCTCGATTGAAGCAGTAGGTGATAATGTAAAAGATTTTAATATCGGTGATGAAATTGTAGCTGATATGCGTAAATCTTTAGGAGGTGGATTTGCTGAATATGCAATTGTAGATGTTGAAAATTTAGTGAAAATACCATCAAATGTTTCTCATGAACAAGCAGCTACTGTACCTATTTCAGGTCAAGCAGCAATGATGGGTATCCTTCTTTGTGAAATTCAACCTGGAGATCGTGTATTAATTAATGGTGCTTCTGGAGGGGTTGGTTCTTTTGGTGTTCAACTCGCAAAATATAAAGGAGCACATGTTACAGCAATATGTTCTTCTGAAAAAGCTTCTGCTGTAAAAAGTTGGGGAGCCGATGAAGTGATCGATTATAAAAAGACTTCAGTTAGTGAATTAGAAAACGATTCTTATGATAAAGTATTTGATGTAGCATCTTTTAGAAGCCCCAAAGATTTTAAAAAGACCCTAAAAAAAGATGGACGTTATATATTAGTTGGAGGTAATTATTATAATATGCTTAAGGTGAAATTCTTTGGTAAATGCTATGCTAGAGGTACTCAGAAATTTAAAAGTTTAACTCAAGATGTAGAAGTTAACGAAAATATTAAAACGGTACTCGATCTGATTGGTAAAGGAAAAGTTATACCTGCAATTCAAAAAACAATCTCTTTAGAAGACGTTCCAAGTGCTATAGGTAGTCTTGAAAAACGTACTATAGTTGGTAAAGTTATTGTAAATCTTAATGCTTAA
- a CDS encoding helix-turn-helix domain-containing protein — translation MNTQSNKILLFEKPLFSWYKIQTPIDEKIELPSQSCFAYIIEGEGQDLSKSGFLAKTGTIILSLCGKTVGRTISKTESGFLNCMIVHFDRDILKKVFNNEKPKFWKELIQPLKRDITQQDATALVSSYFLSISNFFDHQNALSDEILSIKLKEIVLLLLQSDENSDLNTIIRSLFSDKTFSFQEIIEANLYVPLDLNRLAGMTNNSLASFKRKFTKIYQVSPAKYIRQKKLEKAKSILASSQDSISDVCYDCGFTNPVSFSRLFKLAYNISPSDYRLSFNV, via the coding sequence ATGAATACCCAATCAAATAAGATACTCCTTTTCGAAAAACCATTATTTTCTTGGTATAAAATACAAACACCTATTGATGAAAAGATAGAATTACCTTCACAATCTTGTTTTGCTTACATTATTGAAGGAGAGGGGCAAGATTTATCTAAATCAGGTTTTTTAGCAAAAACGGGGACTATAATCCTTTCTTTATGTGGTAAAACAGTAGGACGTACTATTTCAAAAACGGAATCAGGTTTTTTGAATTGTATGATAGTTCATTTTGATAGAGATATATTAAAAAAAGTATTTAATAATGAAAAACCAAAGTTTTGGAAAGAACTGATACAACCATTAAAAAGAGATATAACACAGCAAGATGCAACCGCATTGGTGAGTTCATACTTTTTGAGTATTTCTAATTTTTTCGATCATCAAAATGCTTTAAGCGATGAGATTTTATCAATTAAATTAAAAGAGATTGTATTGTTGCTCCTACAAAGTGATGAGAACTCAGACCTAAATACTATTATAAGAAGTTTATTTTCTGATAAGACTTTTTCATTTCAAGAAATAATTGAAGCAAATTTATATGTACCGTTAGATTTGAATAGGTTAGCAGGAATGACAAATAACAGTTTAGCTTCTTTTAAAAGAAAATTCACAAAAATATATCAAGTTTCGCCTGCAAAATATATTAGACAAAAGAAGTTAGAGAAAGCAAAAAGTATATTGGCTTCATCTCAAGATTCTATTAGTGATGTGTGTTATGATTGTGGCTTTACAAACCCTGTTAGTTTTTCAAGATTATTCAAGTTAGCATACAATATATCACCTTCAGATTACCGTTTGAGCTTTAATGTATAG
- a CDS encoding DUF1131 family protein, with product MKVYLYVLIVLSFLGCSSKNKKETVTKNNHDKEVITETNDIKRIDKLYEHSIYGLKTPFEHTEMLGQIRKAFPQYKTSKIIGRQDGPDFPLYVVKNREEEVLLFSMDWKDTLKLNSIYVRTSEIIDEYGLKVGDGYHEIKSKRNQLIKTTMDYHQHTYAYVDGSNIMYEITGDVSLPDTVNIEDVKFTEEQLKDWKIESIIWRE from the coding sequence ATGAAAGTATACTTATATGTTCTTATAGTTCTATCTTTTTTAGGTTGCTCATCAAAAAATAAAAAAGAGACAGTAACAAAGAACAATCATGATAAAGAGGTTATAACAGAGACCAACGACATTAAGAGAATTGATAAATTATATGAACATTCAATTTATGGCTTAAAAACCCCATTTGAACATACAGAAATGCTTGGTCAGATTAGAAAGGCATTTCCTCAATACAAGACTAGTAAAATAATAGGCCGTCAAGATGGTCCCGATTTTCCACTCTATGTTGTAAAAAATAGAGAAGAAGAGGTCTTATTATTTTCTATGGATTGGAAAGATACCTTGAAGTTAAATAGTATCTATGTTAGAACTTCAGAAATAATTGATGAATATGGATTAAAAGTAGGGGATGGTTATCACGAAATAAAATCAAAAAGAAACCAATTAATAAAGACAACAATGGATTATCATCAGCATACATATGCTTATGTTGATGGTTCAAATATTATGTATGAAATAACGGGTGACGTTAGTTTACCAGATACTGTTAATATTGAAGATGTGAAATTTACAGAAGAGCAGTTGAAGGATTGGAAAATTGAATCAATAATTTGGAGAGAATAG